A genomic window from Algoriphagus sp. Y33 includes:
- a CDS encoding MoxR family ATPase — translation MEEISNPQDSGMPFGNRLPVEHIAEGIEKIRREIKKTIVGQNEMIELMIVALLSKGHILLEGVPGIAKTLTSKLFAKSVDTGFSRIQFTPDLMPADVLGTSVFNSGEFEFRKGPIFSNIVLIDEINRAPAKTQSAMFEVMEERQVTMDGHTYPMATPFMVLATQNPIDSEGTYRLPEAQMDRFLFKIHLGLPNLEEEILILKNRGSETESEPNVVPAISGEEVLRFQEWTSAVRVEEKLLHYIATMVVKTRNHPSLYAGASPRASLAIFRASQALAAMDGRDFVIPEDIKRAAIPAMRHRIILNPEKEMEGISPDLILEGIIQSIEIPR, via the coding sequence ATGGAAGAAATCTCCAACCCGCAGGATAGCGGCATGCCCTTCGGCAACCGCTTACCGGTGGAACATATCGCAGAGGGAATAGAGAAAATCCGCAGGGAAATCAAAAAAACGATCGTTGGCCAGAATGAAATGATTGAGCTTATGATCGTGGCATTACTCAGTAAAGGACATATCCTGCTTGAAGGTGTTCCCGGCATTGCAAAAACCCTAACAAGTAAATTGTTTGCCAAGTCAGTCGATACCGGATTTAGCCGGATTCAATTTACTCCTGACCTGATGCCTGCGGATGTATTGGGTACTTCTGTTTTTAATTCCGGAGAATTTGAATTCAGAAAAGGTCCCATCTTTTCCAATATAGTCCTGATTGACGAGATCAACCGTGCTCCCGCCAAGACCCAATCGGCGATGTTTGAGGTGATGGAGGAGCGTCAGGTGACAATGGATGGGCACACGTACCCGATGGCTACTCCCTTTATGGTTTTGGCGACACAGAATCCCATTGACTCCGAAGGGACCTATCGCTTGCCAGAGGCACAAATGGACAGATTTCTGTTCAAAATCCACCTTGGATTGCCTAACCTTGAGGAAGAAATTTTGATCCTCAAAAACAGGGGATCCGAAACAGAAAGTGAACCGAATGTGGTTCCTGCAATTTCAGGAGAGGAGGTTTTGAGGTTTCAGGAATGGACTTCTGCCGTAAGGGTTGAAGAAAAGCTGCTCCACTACATCGCCACTATGGTGGTCAAAACAAGAAATCATCCCAGCCTGTATGCAGGTGCTTCACCGAGAGCTTCTTTGGCGATCTTTCGTGCGTCCCAAGCGCTGGCTGCAATGGATGGGAGGGACTTTGTCATTCCTGAAGATATCAAAAGAGCGGCTATCCCGGCCATGCGACATCGGATCATTCTCAATCCGGAGAAGGAAATGGAAGGCATTTCCCCTGATTTGATTTTGGAAGGAATCATTCAATCCATAGAAATCCCCCGCTGA